A genomic region of Bosea sp. 124 contains the following coding sequences:
- the aqpZ gene encoding aquaporin Z: MNGKKYAAEAIGTFWLTFAGCGSAVIAAGFPQVGIGLLGVSLAFGLTVVTMAYAIGHISGCHLNPAVTVGLAAGGRFPTNQILPYVVAQVVGGVVAAGVLYLIASGAPGFDLAKGFASNGYGDHSPGKYSLFASFLTEVVMTMMFLFIIMGATHGKAPAGFAPLAIGLGLCLIHLVSIPVTNTSVNPARSTGPALFVGGWALGQLWLFWVAPLIGGALGGILYRWLSEEPSGQVVGTAPAE; this comes from the coding sequence ATGAACGGCAAAAAATACGCAGCGGAAGCGATCGGCACCTTCTGGCTCACCTTCGCCGGTTGCGGCAGCGCGGTCATCGCCGCCGGATTCCCGCAGGTCGGCATCGGCCTGCTCGGCGTCTCGCTCGCCTTTGGACTGACCGTCGTCACGATGGCCTATGCCATCGGCCACATCTCGGGCTGTCATCTCAACCCGGCCGTCACCGTCGGCCTCGCGGCGGGCGGCCGCTTCCCGACGAACCAGATCCTGCCCTATGTCGTGGCGCAGGTGGTCGGCGGCGTCGTGGCTGCAGGCGTGCTCTATCTCATCGCCAGCGGCGCGCCGGGCTTCGATCTCGCCAAGGGCTTCGCCTCGAATGGCTATGGCGACCATTCGCCCGGTAAGTACAGCCTCTTCGCGAGCTTCCTGACCGAGGTCGTGATGACGATGATGTTCCTCTTCATCATCATGGGCGCGACCCATGGCAAGGCGCCGGCCGGCTTCGCCCCGCTCGCGATCGGGCTCGGTCTCTGCCTGATCCACCTCGTCAGCATTCCGGTGACCAACACCTCGGTCAATCCGGCGCGCAGCACCGGCCCGGCGCTCTTCGTCGGTGGCTGGGCGCTGGGCCAGCTCTGGCTGTTCTGGGTGGCGCCGCTGATCGGCGGGGCGCTCGGCGGCATCCTCTATCGCTGGCTCAGCGAAGAACCGAGCGGCCAGGTCGTCGGGACCGCTCCGGCCGAGTGA
- the lepB gene encoding signal peptidase I produces the protein MANDVDAKNKAARDEGGIFETIKVVVQALLIALVIRTLLFQPFNIPSGSLIPTLLIGDYLFVSKYTYGYSKHSIPFSPPLFSGRVWAAEPKRGDIAVFKLPTDNATDYIKRVIGLPGERIQMIDGILHINNQPVKRERIADFVTTDNWGRSTPSIQYRETLPNGVSHQIIEREGDTGSFDNTPVFVVPPGHFFMMGDNRDNSLDSRDRSVGFVPFENFVGRAEIIFFSIEDGASAWKLWEWPWTVRWNRLFSAIK, from the coding sequence GTGGCCAACGACGTCGATGCCAAGAACAAGGCCGCCAGGGACGAAGGCGGGATCTTCGAGACCATCAAGGTCGTCGTCCAGGCGCTGCTGATCGCGCTGGTGATCCGCACCCTGCTGTTCCAGCCGTTCAACATCCCGTCGGGATCGCTGATCCCGACGCTGCTGATCGGCGACTATCTCTTCGTCTCGAAATACACCTATGGCTATTCGAAGCACTCGATCCCGTTCAGCCCGCCGCTGTTCTCGGGCCGCGTCTGGGCGGCCGAGCCGAAGCGCGGCGACATCGCCGTGTTCAAGCTGCCGACCGACAATGCGACCGACTACATCAAGCGCGTCATCGGCCTGCCAGGCGAGCGCATCCAGATGATCGACGGCATCCTGCACATCAACAACCAGCCGGTGAAGCGCGAACGGATCGCCGACTTCGTCACCACCGACAACTGGGGCCGCAGCACGCCCTCGATCCAGTATCGCGAAACCCTGCCCAACGGCGTCTCGCACCAGATCATCGAGCGCGAGGGCGACACCGGCAGCTTCGACAACACGCCGGTCTTCGTCGTGCCGCCCGGACACTTCTTCATGATGGGCGACAATCGCGACAACTCGCTCGACTCGCGCGACCGCAGCGTCGGCTTCGTGCCGTTCGAGAACTTCGTCGGCCGCGCCGAGATCATCTTCTTCTCGATCGAGGACGGCGCCTCGGCCTGGAAGCTGTGGGAATGGCCCTGGACGGTTCGCTGGAACCGTCTGTTCAGCGCGATCAAGTGA
- the rnc gene encoding ribonuclease III, with the protein MSKAGENARKAPDTTRLQETLGHVFVDHGLLTTALTHMSAEGPRLESYQRLEFLGDRVLGLSIADMLFVRYREAEEGDMSRRLADLVRKETCAEVALAWNLGAFMRLGEGEILGGARKNKAILADACEAIIGAVFIDGGYAAARGLVERAFGERLLKPVRPLRDAKTALQEWAQGQGYQTPTYSERGRSGPDHAPVFRVAARIPGLADAEAQGPSKRLAEQAAAEAFLRREGLWSETMESDNG; encoded by the coding sequence GTGAGCAAGGCCGGCGAAAACGCGCGCAAGGCGCCGGACACCACCCGTCTGCAAGAGACGCTTGGGCATGTCTTCGTCGATCACGGCCTGCTGACGACCGCCCTCACCCATATGAGCGCGGAAGGCCCGCGGTTGGAGAGCTATCAGCGGCTGGAATTCCTCGGCGACCGCGTGCTGGGCCTGAGCATCGCCGACATGCTGTTCGTCCGCTACCGCGAAGCCGAAGAAGGCGACATGTCGCGCCGGCTCGCCGATCTCGTCCGCAAGGAGACCTGCGCCGAGGTCGCGCTGGCCTGGAACCTCGGCGCCTTCATGCGGCTCGGCGAGGGCGAGATCCTCGGCGGCGCGCGCAAGAACAAGGCGATCCTGGCGGATGCCTGCGAAGCGATCATCGGTGCGGTCTTCATCGATGGCGGCTATGCTGCGGCGCGCGGTCTGGTCGAGCGTGCCTTCGGCGAGCGCCTGCTCAAGCCCGTGCGGCCATTGCGCGACGCCAAGACGGCGCTGCAGGAATGGGCCCAGGGCCAAGGCTACCAGACGCCGACCTATAGCGAGCGCGGGCGCTCGGGGCCGGACCATGCGCCGGTGTTCCGCGTGGCGGCCCGCATCCCGGGCCTGGCCGATGCCGAGGCGCAAGGGCCCTCGAAGCGGCTGGCCGAGCAGGCCGCGGCCGAAGCCTTCCTGCGACGGGAAGGCCTGTGGAGTGAAACGATGGAGAGCGACAATGGCTGA